Proteins co-encoded in one Sander vitreus isolate 19-12246 chromosome 9, sanVit1, whole genome shotgun sequence genomic window:
- the rab3ab gene encoding RAB3A, member RAS oncogene family, b — protein sequence MASATATYGQKESSDQNFDYMFKILIIGNSSVGKTSFLFRYADDSFTPAFVSTVGIDFKVKTIYRNDKRIKLQIWDTAGQERYRTITTAYYRGAMGFILMYDITNEESFNAVQDWSTQIKTYSWDNAQVLLVGNKCDMEDERVVVGDRGRQLSDHLGFEFFEASAKDNINVKQTFERLVDIICEKMSESLDAGDPAVTGAKQGPQLTEQPAPPHQDCAC from the exons ATGGCCTCAGCAACAGCGACCTATGGGCAGAAGGAGTCTTCGGACCAAAACTTTGACTATATGTTCAAGATCCTCATCATTGGCAACAGCAGCGTGGGCAAAACCTCCTTCTTGTTCCGCTACGCCGACGACTCCTTCACACCGGCCTTTGTCAGTACGGTGGGCATCGACTTCAAGGTGAAGACCATCTACAGGAATGACAAGAGGATCAAATTACAGATCTGG GACACGGCGGGTCAGGAGCGTTACCGCACCATCACCACTGCCTACTACCGAGGAGCCATGGGCTTCATCCTCATGTATGACATCACTAACGAGGAGTCCTTTAACGCCGTCCAGGACTG GTCCACTCAGATTAAAACGTACTCGTGGGACAACGCCCAGGTGCTGCTGGTAGGGAACAAGTGTGACATGGAGGACGAGCGAGTGGTGGTTGGAGATAGAGGCCGACAGCTGTCTGATCACCTTG GTTTTGAGTTCTTCGAGGCCAGCGCCAAGGACAACATCAATGTGAAGCAGACCTTTGAGCGCCTGGTCGACATCATCTGTGAAAAGATGTCCGAGAGCCTGGACGCCGGAGATCCCGCCGTCACAGGGGCCAAACAGGGACCCCAGCTGACAGAGCAGCCTGCTCCTCCTCACCAGGACTGTGCATGTTAA